One genomic window of Branchiostoma lanceolatum isolate klBraLanc5 chromosome 5, klBraLanc5.hap2, whole genome shotgun sequence includes the following:
- the LOC136435970 gene encoding uncharacterized protein yields MSKNGLTNQPHRIYNLDETGFDLDPHKKKVVTFTRMSAPAASVRKAQINERWLKLNEVSSTKGDGEEEDADLEQDEENYDLLPVEEEVLEMAKGVAEAEEQEEDNSRVLLDIEEEALQMAEEAARRSLCGKRKEKVPSSSTQTPCYACGGNIGQKPIENPFVKAGIVPPYVVDILQPIQESKQRKILKPKALVFDRKYHDEIRRKEEEKEKQKHEEQIRKKEEREEKKRKRCKR; encoded by the exons ATGTCCAAGAATGGCTTGACCAATCAGCCGCACCGAATCTACAACctagacgagacagggtttgaTCTGGATCCCCACAAGAAAAAGGTGGTAACCTTTACAAGAATGAGTGCTCCGGCTGCCTCTGTTAGGAAGG CTCAGATAAATGAGAGGTGGCTCAAGTTGAATGAAGTGAGTTCAACAAAAGGAGATGGCGAAGAAGAAGATGCAGATCTAGAACAAGACGAAGAAAACTATGACCTGCTCCCTGTAGAAGAAGAGGTGCTTGAGATGGCAAAGGGTGTAGCTGAGGCTGAAGAACAGGAAGAAGACAACAGCCGTGTACTTCTAGACATAGAAGAGGAAGCGCTGCAGATGGCAGAAGAAGCAGCCAGAAGAAGCCTTTGTGGTAAAAGAAAGGAGAAGGTCCCAAGTAGTTCAACACAAACACCCTGTTATGCTTGTGGGggaaatattggacaaaaaccaATTGAAAACCCTTTCGTGAAGGCAGGCATTGTGCCGCCCTATGTCGTTGACATACTTCAGCCAATACAAGAATCAAAGCAACGAAAAATATTGAAACCCAAGGCACTCGTCTTTGATCGAAAATATCACGATGAGATTagaagaaaagaagaggaaaaagagaaacaaaaacatgaggAACAGATtaggaagaaagaagaaagagaagaaaagaagagaaaaagatGCAAGAGGTAG
- the LOC136435695 gene encoding kelch repeat and BTB domain-containing protein 2-like, whose protein sequence is MAAADQETHASAVRPRSYQDESYLHGFLGTVSDLQKAGVLQDVILEVEGRRFPCHRLVLSAASPYFRAMFTNDMAESRQKTVVLQGLDAGIFWEILSYIYSGTLHVSLDKVQPLYQAADLLQLDNVKDTCSSYMAMNVERSTCVDLYKFADVFSVDSVLKASLLLISSDFTEVASSDEFCSLSVNQLTEIISHDELDVKEETTVWEAVVRWVQHSREDRLHHLPDIIPHIRFNLLTSDETTAIWKHPLVRKDPGSSEVIRNVVQKGNPDSRPRLGMTTEMALLSRIKSDELLFMNPREGKYISCSYDPGDIPEVTAMTVTSDNNIYILTDEKELESNGKLSVFRYNHTENVWEPAGMSSVSGFKLSEDPSILASHEHYLVEVEKQTLCYLVVEGKVDSTLVQIKKYNRHTDQWQECPQLQVDGTSYIHLSAPLFCDSHLYFLANTEVHRFDPSQNQWHKRTPLMTIPEVCTAVAMGTEIFCTDFHFTQTMVYDTVTGNWQELQGWSNRGNLDMDVRPSFFLLENKLHVLLGVYDTVKQGPLTDYLIYVYDRSADAWKDLKATLPSKRYIACRPRCPVARMYLPYLKGAQKHITSYGFQH, encoded by the exons ATGGCTGCCGCAGACCAAGAAACCCACGCCAGCGCTGTTCGTCCTCGTTCGTACCAAGACGAGAGCTATCTGCAcgggtttcttggaactgtgAGCGACTTACAGAAGGCTGGAGTACTGCAGGATGTCATCCTTGAAGTCGAGGGCCggcggtttccctgccatcggcttgttctgtccgcggccagcccctacttcagggccatgtttacaaatgaCATGGCGGAGAGTCGGCAGAAGACGGTTGTCTTACAG GGTTTGGATGCAGGCATCTTTTGGGAgatcctgagttacatctattcgggaaccctccatgtgtccctggacaaagtgcagcccctgtatcaggcagccgacctcctccaactggacaATGTGAaagacacctgcagcagctacatggccaTGAACGTGGAGCGCTCCACTTGTgtggacctgtacaagtttgctgaTGTCTTCTCTGTGGACAGTGTCCTGAAAGCTTCTCTGCTGCTAATCTCCAGTGACTTCACTGAG GTTGCCTCCAGCGAtgagttctgcagcctgagtgtgaatcagctgactgagatcatcagccacgatgagctggatgtaaaagaggagacaacagtgtgggaggctgtggtgagatgggtacagcacagcagggaggatAG ACTGCACCACCTACCCGACATCAtccctcacatccgcttcaacctgctCACCTCAGACGAAACGACAGCCATTTGGAAACACCCCCTGGTCAGGAAGGATCCTGGGAGCTCTGAGGTCATCAGGAATGTGGTACAGAAAGGGAACCCTGACTCCAGACCGAGGCTTGGAATGACCACTGAAATGGCTCTGCTGTCCAGAATAAA GTCAGATGAGCTCCTTTTCATGAACCCTCGGGAAGGGAAGTACATCAGCTGCAGTTACGATCCTGGAGACATACCTGAAGTCACAGCCATGACAGTCACCAGTGATAACAACATTTATATCCTTACTGATGAGAAAGAGCTCGAGAGTAACGGCAAGTTGTCCGTGTTTAGATATAACCATACTGAGAATGTGTGGGAACCTGCTGGCATGTCCTCAGTATCTGGGTTCAAACTTTCAGAAGACCCATCTATTTTGGCTAGTCACGAACACTACCTTGTTGAAGTTGAAAAGCAAACTTTATGTTACCTCGTTGTTGAAGGTAAAGTAGACAGTACATTGGTGCAGATCAAAAAGTACAACAGGCACACGGACCAATGGCAGGAGTGCCCACAGCTCCAAGTTGACGGAACTTCATATATACACCTCAGCGCCCCTTTGTTCTGTGATTCACACCTTTATTTCCTCGCAAACACTGAAGTGCACCGCTTCGACCCGAGCCAGAATCAATGGCACAAACGGACACCACTGATGACAATTCCTGAAGTTTGCAcagccgttgccatgggaactgAGATTTTCTGCACAGATTTTCACTTCACACAGACTATGGTGTACGACACAGTGACCGGCAACTGGCAGGAGCTGCAAGGCTGGTCAAATCGAGGCAACCTTGATATGGATGTTCGTCCCAGTTTTTTCCTACTAGAGAACAAGCTGCACGTATTGTTAGGAGTCTATgacactgtcaaacaagggcCATTAACAGACTATCTCATATATGTGTATGACAGGTCTGCTGATGCCTGGAAAGACTTGAAGGCTACCTTGCCTAGTAAAAGATATATAGCATGTCGTCCTCGGTGCCCCGTGGCACGTATGTACCTACCATATCTTAAGGGGGCACAAAAACACATCACTTCTTACGGTTTTCAGCATTAA
- the LOC136435971 gene encoding protein rolling stone-like, with the protein MCGFRDKCRLSAICLDHADPAAFYTSPWLQKPALFLTYRLLFTVAVLSILVFYILDWYGRFPDVPWGITISDWGFIALTVHGVWSAAVCLHQSYRAKRVGRLDLVESTRTLHWSLKAGWVISDCSFVGAFNISILFGALLGSTAEWNASDILIHVVNSILVIIDILVSGFPCRLLHAVYPMGICLVYLIFNVVYWAMGGTFVDGKTYIYPFLDYSNDPGMAAGAAVGFILSAVVGQLMVYGLVKLREAVVRCVRERSGQVTGDDPRSFRVDQSALDNL; encoded by the exons ATGTGTGGATTTCGCGACAAATGTCGGCTGTCTgccatctgcttggatcatgCAGACCCAGCGGCCTTCTACACCAGTCCG TGGCTGCAGAAACCAGCCTTGTTCCTGACGTACCGTCTGCTTTTCACTGTCGCGGTGTTGTCAATTCTCGTCTTCTACATTCTGGATTGGTACGGGCGGTTTCCTGACGTGCCCTGGGGCATCACGATCTCAGATTGGGGGTTCATCGCCCTGACTGTGCACGGCGTGTGGAGTGCCGCTGTCTGCTTACATCAGTCGTACCGGGCAAAGCGG GTTGGCCGACTGGACCTTGTAGAAAGCACTAGGACCCTTCACTGGTCCTTAAAGGCAGGCTGGGTCATCTCAGACTGCTCCTTCGTCGGTGCTTTCAACATCTCCATCTTGTTCGGCGCCTTGCTTGGCTCCACAGCTGAATGGAATGCTAGTGATATCCTTATCCATGTCGTAAACTCTATCCTTGTGATCATAGACATCCTAGTGTCTGGGTTTCCCTGTCGTTTGTTACACGCTGTGTACCCAATGGGGATTTGTCTTGTATACTTAATCTTTAATGTGGTGTATTGGGCCATGGGAGGGACATTCGTGGACGGAAAAACCTATATCTATCCATTCCTGGACTATAGCAATGATCCAGGTATGGCGGCTGGCGCAGCCGTTGGTTTCATCCTGTCTGCTGTTGTTGGCCAGCTGATGGTTTACGGTTTGGTTAAGTTGAGAGAAGCAGTGGTGAGGTGTGTCCGAGAGCGGTCTGGTCAGGTTACAGGCGATGACCCAAGGTCCTTCCGCGTGGACCAATCAGCCTTGGACAATCTGTGA